The Streptomyces nigra genome includes the window TCCAGCCGCCCGTACGTCATTCCGTGGTGGTCCGGCGACACCGACCTCAGCTCGTTCCACACGGCCTCGGCGTCGGCGTACTTCCAGTCGTGGCCGAGCCGGCCCGCGAGGTCGCAGAGGATGTCGATGTCCTCGCGGGCCTCGCCGGGCGGGGCGACGGCCCGGCGCACCCGCTGCACCCGGCGTTCGCTGTTGGTGGTGGTGCCCTCGGTCTCGGCCCAGCCGGCGGTGGCGGGCAGGACGACGTCCGCCAGCTCGGCGGTCCTCGTGAGGAAGATGTCCTGGACGACGAGGAAGTCGAGCTGCCCCAGGCGCCGTACGGCCTGCTCGCTGTCGGCCTCGGACTGCGCCGGGTTCTCGCCGATGCAGTAGACGGCCCGCAGGTCGCCGTCCTCCATCGCCTCGAACATGTCGGTGAGGGTGAGGCCGTAGTGGGGCTGGATGACGGTGTCCCAGGCGGACTCGAACTTGGCGCGGGTGTCCGGGTCGAGGATGTCCTGGAAGCCGGGCAGCCGGTTGGGGATGGCGCCCATGTCGCCGCCGCCCTGCACGTTGTTCTGCCCGCGCAGCGGCTGCAGCCCGCTGCCGTACCGGCCGACATGCCCGGTGAGCAGGGACAGGTTGATCAGCGCGCGGACGTTGTCGGTGCCGTTGTGGTGCTCGGTGATGCCGAGGGTCCAGCACAGCTGGGCGCGTTCGGCGCGGGCGTAGGCGTGCGCGACCTGCCGGATGGCGGCGGCCGGGACGCCCGTCACCTTCTCGGCGAGGGAGAGGGTCCACGGTTCGACGAGTGCCTTGTACTCCTCGAAGCCGGTCGTCGCCCGCTCGATGAACGCCTCGTTGGCGAGGCCCGCGTGGATGATCTCGCGGCCGATCGCATGGGCCATCGGGATGTCGGTGCCGACGTTGAGGCCGAGCCAGCTCTCGGCCCACTCGGCGGTGGAGGTGCGGCGCGGGTCGAGCGCGTACATCCGGGCGCCGTTCCTGATGCCCTTCAGTACGTGCTGGAAGAAGATGGGGTGCGCGAAGCGGGCGTTGGAGCCCCACATCACGATGACGTCGGTGTGCTCGATCTCCTCGTAGGAGGAGGTGCCGCCGCCCGACCCGAAGGCCGCCGACAGGCCCGCCACGCTGGGCGCGTGGCAGGTGCGGTTGCAGGAGTCGACGTTGTTGGTGCCCATGACGACGCGGGCGAACTTCTGCGCCACGTAGTTCATCTCGTTGGTGGCGCGGGCGCAGGAGAACATGCCGAACGCACCGCGGTTGCGTTCGATGCCCCGGGCGGCCCGGTCGAGGGCCTCGTCCCAGGTCGCCCGGCGGAACGGCTCGTCGCGGGAGTCGCGTACCAGGGGGTGGGTCAGCCGGGTGTAGTTCCTGCGACCACGGTCCTTCTTACGGCGGCCGTCACCACGGCGGTCGTCGCTACGGCGTTCGTCATCACGTCGTTCGTCATCACGTCGTTCGTTCATGCGGCGCTCCTCAGCGCGAGCAGGTCCGAGATGGCGTGCACGGTGCGCAGGGTGGGCACCGGGACGCCGGTGATCTCCGCCAGCTCGACGACGGCCGCGAGGAGCACGTCGAGTTCGAGCGGCTTGCCGCGCTCCAGGTCCTGGAGCGTGGAGGTGCGGTGGTCGCCGACCTTCTCGGCACCCGCGAGCCGGCGCTCGATGGAGACGCCGACCTCGCAGCCCAGCGCCGTGGCGACGGCCAGCGTCTCGGTCATCATGATCTCGATGACCTTGCGGGTGCCGCCGTGCAGGCACATCTGCCGCATGGTGGCGCGGGCGAGCGCGCTGATCGGGTTGAAGGAGATGTTGCCGAGCAGCTTGAGCCAGATGTCGTTGCGCAGATCGGGTTCGACCGGGCACTTCAGCCCGCCGGCGATCATGGCCTCGCTGAACGCGAGACAGCGCCGGGACACACTGCGGTCGGGCTCGCCGACGGAGAACCGGGTGCCCTCCAAGTGCCGTACGACGCCCGGCCCTTCGAGTTCGGTGGCGGCGTACACGACGCAGCCGACGGCCCGTTCGGGCGCGAGCACCGCGCTGACCGCGCCGTCCGGGTCCACGCTCTCCAGACGGTGCCCGTCGTAGGGGCCGCCGTGCCGGTGGAAGTACCACCAGGGGATGCCGTTCTGGGCGGCGACGACCGCCGTGCGCTCGTGCAGCAGCGGCGCGATCAGCGGCCCGCACGCCGCGTACGCGTTGGCCTTCAGGCCCAGGAAGACGTAGTCGACCGGACCGACCTCGGCCGGGTCGTCGGTGGCGTGGGCGCGGGCGGTGAAGTCGCCGCGCGGGCTGAGCACCCGCACCCCGTGCTGCCTCATGGCCGCGAGGTGCGGTCCACGGGCGATCAGGTGCACGTCGGCACCCGCGCGGTGCAGCGCGGCTCCGACGTAGGCGCCGATGGCACCGGCGCCGAGGACTGCAACTTTCACTTCGGAACGCTCCGTTCGGTCGAGGGAGTACCGCGGAGGTGGCTGTGCTGGAGAAGTTGGGATGGAAGAGAGGCGGGATGGGACGAGTCGAAGCTCGTCGACTGAATATTGTCTACAGTATGGATAGGGGGTCAGCAAGGGTCCGCGCACGCCTTGGCGCGGCAACGTGCGGTCGGCGGGCGACCGTTCGTCGCGTCCGGCATACCGTTCACCGCATACGGTCGACCCGTTGCCTTCTCAACCATCCCGGTGCTGCCTACCGTGCGGGATCATGAGTCCCCCCATGGCACCCGCGGGATGGAGCCGCTGGCTGGTTCCGCCCGCCGCACTCTCGGTCCATCTGTCCATCGGCCAGGCCTACGCCTGGAGCGTGTTCAAACCCCCACTGGAATCGGCCCTCGGCCTCAGCGGCACCCAGAGCGCGCTGCCCTTCCAGCTCGGCATCGTCATGCTCGGCCTGTCGGCCGCGTTCGGCGGCACGCTGGTGGAGCGCAAAGGGCCCCGCTGGGCGATGACGGTCGCCCTGGTCTGCTTCTCCTCCGGCTTTCTGCTCGCCGCGCTGGGCGCGGCCGTCGAGCAGTACTGGCTGATCGTGTTCGGCTACGGCTTCGTCGGCGGGATCGGCCTCGGCATCGGCTACATCTCGCCGGTGTCGACGCTGATCAAGTGGTTCCCCGACCGGCCCGGCATGGCGACCGGCATCGCCATCATGGGCTTCGGCGGCGGCGCCCTCATCGCCTCCCCGTGGTCGGCCCAGATGCTGGAGTCCTTCGGCACCGACAGCTCCGGGATCGCCCTGGCGTTCCTGGTGCACGGCCTGACGTACGCGGTCTTCATGCTGCTCGGCGTCCTGCTGGTCCGCGTGCCGCGCCCGGTGAAGACGGACGGTGGCGGGCCCGCCGTCCTCGACGGGCCGCAGGTGTCCGCGCGCAGCGCCGTGCGCACCCCGCAGTTCTGGTGCCTGTGGATCGTGCTCTGCATGAACGTCACCGCCGGCATCGGCATCCTGGAGAAGGCCGCGCCGATGATCACGGACTTCTTCGCGGACACCTCCACCCCGGTGTCGGTGTCGGCCGCCGCCGGCTTCGTCGCCCTGCTGTCCGCCGCCAACATGGCGGGCCGCATCGGCTGGTCGTCCACCTCCGACCTGATCGGGCGCAAGAACATCTACCGCGTCTACCTCGGCGTCGGCGCCCTGATGTACGCCCTGATCGCGCTGGCCGGCGACTCCTCCAAGCCGCTGTTCATCCTGTGCGCGCTGGTCATCCTGTCCTTCTACGGCGGCGGCTTCGCCACCGTCCCCGCCTATCTGAAGGACCTCTTCGGCACCTATCAGGTCGGGGCCATCCACGGGCGGCTGCTCACCGCCTGGTCCACGGCCGGCGTCCTCGGACCCCTGATCGTCAACTGGATCGCCGACCGGCAGGAGGAGGCGGGCAAGGACGGCTCGTCCCTCTACACCCTGTCCCTGTTCATCATGATCGGGCTGCTCGCCGTCGGGTTCGTCGCCAACGAACTCGTCCGGCCCGTCCACCCCCGCCACCACGAACCGGTGGCGCGGCCGCAGGAGAAGGAGGCCAGCGATGTCCGCTGACGACGCCCCGCCCGCCCGGCGCGGACTGATCGCCTTCTCCTGGGTGTGGGTGGGCGCACCGCTCGCGTACGGGCTCTACGAACTCGTCCGCAAGGCGACGCAGCTGTTCACGGGCTAAGGGCTGTACCGGGAATCACGGGACAGCCCCTGAGGGCTGTCCCGTAGGTTCCGCGAGGCTCGACGGGCGCCCGGCGGTCCTGCAAGAAGCGGACAACGTGGGCGCCCGTTTCCTGTGGCATCACGTGCCGTCGTACTGGTGAGTCACTGATCAGACTGGTGTGTCCCGCTACCCGAGGTCCGAGGGGATCACCATCATATGAACGGCTCGCGCATCGTCGCCGTCGGCCACTACCAGCCCGCGCGCGTCCTCACCAACGAGGATCTGGCGGGCATGGTCGACACCAGTGACGAGTGGATCACCTCGCGGGTCGGCATCCGCACGCGCCACATCGCCGGACCCGACGAGCCGGTCGACGAACTCGCCGCCCACGCCGCCGCCAAGGCGCTCGCGGCGGCCGGTCTCACGCCCGCCGACATCGACCTCGTGCTCGTCGCGACCTCCACCGCCGTCGACCGCTCGCCCAACATGGCAGCGCGCGTCGCGGCCCGGCTCGGCATCCCCTCGCCGGCCGCCATGGACATCAACGTCGTCTGTGCCGGCTTCACCCACGCGCTGGCCACGGCCGACCACGCGGTGCGGGCGGGCGGGGCCACCCGCGCGCTGGTCATCGGCGCCGACAAGATGTCCGACGTCACCGACTGGACCGACCGGACGACCTGTGTGCTGGTCGGGGACGGGGCGGGCGCCGCCGTCGTGGAGGCGTCCGGCGAGCAGGGGATCGGGCCGGTGCTGTGGGGCTCGGTGCCCGAGATGGGGCACGCGGTGCGCATCGAGGGCCAGCCCGCGCGGTTCGCCCAGGAGGGCCAGAGCGTCTACCGCTGGGCGACGACCAAGCTGCCCGCCATCGCCCGCGGCGCCTGCGAGCGCGCGGGATACGCCCCCGAGGACCTCGCCGCCGTCGTCCTGCACCAGGCCAACCTGCGCATCATCGAACCCCTCGCGCAGAAGCTGGGCGCGGTCAACGCGGTGGTCGCGCGCGATGTCACCGAGTCCGGCAACACCTCGGCGGCGAGCATCCCGCTGGCGTTCTCCAAGCTCGTGGAGCAGGGGCGGATCTCCAGCGGCGACCCGGTGCTGCTCTTCGGCTTCGGCGGCAACCTCTCCTACGGCGGACAGGTCGTCCGCTGCCCCTGACGGCGGCCGGATGTGGCCGACTCCTCAGTTTTCCGGACCCGAGTGCGCCGTAGACTGTAGACGAAAGACAATCGATACGGGCTCGCGCTGACGGCCGGCCACGGGGGCGCAGTCGCCCGGTGTTCGCCCAGGAGGGGAACCGATGTTGTCGACAGGACTGCCGCAGGGCGCGGTGCCCAAGCTCGAACGGCCCGGCCCACTGCGCGACCGCGTCTACGAGGCGCTGCTCGAACTCATCACCACCCGCGCTCTCCAGCCGGGGCAGCATCTGGTCGAGAGCGAACTGGCGGGCCATCTCGGGGTGTCGCGGCAGCCGGTGCGGGAGGCGCTGCAGCGGCTGAACACCGAGGGCTGGGTCGATCTGCGCCCCGCGCAGGGCGCGTTCGTGCACGAGCCGACCGAGGAGGAGGCCGACCAGCTCCTGACGGTCCGTACGCTCCTGGAGGCCGAGGCGGCCCGGCTCGCCGCCGCCCACGCGGACAGCGCCGGTATCGCCGCGCTGGAGGAGCTGTGCGCCCAGGGCGAGCAGGCCGTCGCCGACGACGAGGTGGACACCGCCGTCGCGCTCAACGCCCGCTTCCACACGGCAATCATGGAGCTCGCCGGGAACACGGTCCTCGCCGAGCTCGCCGCCCAGGTCGACCGG containing:
- a CDS encoding molybdopterin oxidoreductase family protein, producing MNERRDDERRDDERRSDDRRGDGRRKKDRGRRNYTRLTHPLVRDSRDEPFRRATWDEALDRAARGIERNRGAFGMFSCARATNEMNYVAQKFARVVMGTNNVDSCNRTCHAPSVAGLSAAFGSGGGTSSYEEIEHTDVIVMWGSNARFAHPIFFQHVLKGIRNGARMYALDPRRTSTAEWAESWLGLNVGTDIPMAHAIGREIIHAGLANEAFIERATTGFEEYKALVEPWTLSLAEKVTGVPAAAIRQVAHAYARAERAQLCWTLGITEHHNGTDNVRALINLSLLTGHVGRYGSGLQPLRGQNNVQGGGDMGAIPNRLPGFQDILDPDTRAKFESAWDTVIQPHYGLTLTDMFEAMEDGDLRAVYCIGENPAQSEADSEQAVRRLGQLDFLVVQDIFLTRTAELADVVLPATAGWAETEGTTTNSERRVQRVRRAVAPPGEAREDIDILCDLAGRLGHDWKYADAEAVWNELRSVSPDHHGMTYGRLEEHQGIQWPCPSTDALEPPYLHGRLWENDPDRRGTPAPFGIVQHDPPVDLTDERYPIRLTTGRRLDSYNTGVQSGSFASPLRRGEFVEISPEDAERYGVVVGEKVQVTSRRGSVVAPVWVDPALRPGLAFMTMHFPDEVDTNQLTIEANCPIAGTAEFKASAIRIEKLPVATIVR
- a CDS encoding 2-dehydropantoate 2-reductase, which gives rise to MKVAVLGAGAIGAYVGAALHRAGADVHLIARGPHLAAMRQHGVRVLSPRGDFTARAHATDDPAEVGPVDYVFLGLKANAYAACGPLIAPLLHERTAVVAAQNGIPWWYFHRHGGPYDGHRLESVDPDGAVSAVLAPERAVGCVVYAATELEGPGVVRHLEGTRFSVGEPDRSVSRRCLAFSEAMIAGGLKCPVEPDLRNDIWLKLLGNISFNPISALARATMRQMCLHGGTRKVIEIMMTETLAVATALGCEVGVSIERRLAGAEKVGDHRTSTLQDLERGKPLELDVLLAAVVELAEITGVPVPTLRTVHAISDLLALRSAA
- a CDS encoding OFA family MFS transporter, translating into MSPPMAPAGWSRWLVPPAALSVHLSIGQAYAWSVFKPPLESALGLSGTQSALPFQLGIVMLGLSAAFGGTLVERKGPRWAMTVALVCFSSGFLLAALGAAVEQYWLIVFGYGFVGGIGLGIGYISPVSTLIKWFPDRPGMATGIAIMGFGGGALIASPWSAQMLESFGTDSSGIALAFLVHGLTYAVFMLLGVLLVRVPRPVKTDGGGPAVLDGPQVSARSAVRTPQFWCLWIVLCMNVTAGIGILEKAAPMITDFFADTSTPVSVSAAAGFVALLSAANMAGRIGWSSTSDLIGRKNIYRVYLGVGALMYALIALAGDSSKPLFILCALVILSFYGGGFATVPAYLKDLFGTYQVGAIHGRLLTAWSTAGVLGPLIVNWIADRQEEAGKDGSSLYTLSLFIMIGLLAVGFVANELVRPVHPRHHEPVARPQEKEASDVR
- a CDS encoding MFS transporter small subunit translates to MSADDAPPARRGLIAFSWVWVGAPLAYGLYELVRKATQLFTG
- a CDS encoding beta-ketoacyl-ACP synthase III; the protein is MNGSRIVAVGHYQPARVLTNEDLAGMVDTSDEWITSRVGIRTRHIAGPDEPVDELAAHAAAKALAAAGLTPADIDLVLVATSTAVDRSPNMAARVAARLGIPSPAAMDINVVCAGFTHALATADHAVRAGGATRALVIGADKMSDVTDWTDRTTCVLVGDGAGAAVVEASGEQGIGPVLWGSVPEMGHAVRIEGQPARFAQEGQSVYRWATTKLPAIARGACERAGYAPEDLAAVVLHQANLRIIEPLAQKLGAVNAVVARDVTESGNTSAASIPLAFSKLVEQGRISSGDPVLLFGFGGNLSYGGQVVRCP
- a CDS encoding GntR family transcriptional regulator, translating into MLSTGLPQGAVPKLERPGPLRDRVYEALLELITTRALQPGQHLVESELAGHLGVSRQPVREALQRLNTEGWVDLRPAQGAFVHEPTEEEADQLLTVRTLLEAEAARLAAAHADSAGIAALEELCAQGEQAVADDEVDTAVALNARFHTAIMELAGNTVLAELAAQVDRRVRWYYTPIARQRGHQSWIEHRGLIAAITERDEARATQLMREHTEHTRRSYHQRGR